The nucleotide sequence CCGGCAGGATCTTGATAAAGTGCATCCTCATCTTGCCGGAGACGTGGGCGAGGACTTTGTGACCGTTGTCGAGTTCGACGCGGAACATCGCGTTGGGCAGCGGCTCGATCACTTTGCCTTCGACCTTGATTGTCGCTTCTTTGCTCATTCCTTCAGTTTACCGTCAAGGGAATCAGGCCGTCGTCGGTG is from Candidatus Zixiibacteriota bacterium and encodes:
- the infA gene encoding translation initiation factor IF-1, translated to MSKEATIKVEGKVIEPLPNAMFRVELDNGHKVLAHVSGKMRMHFIKILPGDKVTLELSPYDLSKGRIVYRYK